Genomic segment of Desulfuromonadales bacterium:
GGCCGGGACGAATCCGGGTGGCGCCAATGATCAAGCCGCTCAAAATCGCGCCGCACAAAAAGCCGATGAAGATTGCCAGCGCCCCTCGCAAGTCCGCCCGGTTGAGGGTGGTGACGTCAATCGCCAGGCGCGAAACCGCACCACTCATGTGACTGACCGGCACGTGATAAATCCCGAGGAGAACCACGTTGACAAATCCGGCAACGGAGGAGAGGAGCCCGCCGAAGACGAAGACCCATGGACGCTCCCGGAAGAGGTTTTTCTTTTCCCTGTAAGGCGAATACGGCATCTTGACTACAATTCCCTGAGCCCGGGTTTACCGGCAGAGAAGTCTGTCGAACAGGCTGGCCAGCACGGGGTGACCACCGGCTGCCTTCGCAAATTATCTTTTCCGCTCGACTTCAGCACTGCGCAGGGCGGCGAAAATCTCCTCCCGGCTCCCCTGCCCTTCCAGCACCTTGCGGAAGCGGCGGTCCCTGAGAACGAAGCCGAGCTTGGAGAGCAGGTGCAGATGGGCACGCAGAGTCGGCGTGATGAGCGTGAAGAGAATGCTGACCGGCCGGCCGTCGAGGGCCTGGAAGTCGACCGGGTTTTCCAGGAAGCCGAGGGTGACCGTCGGCCGGGTGACGTGGAGCAGTACCGGGTTGCGCGGGTGGGGGATGGCGATGCCGTCGCCGACGGCGGTGGAGGCGAGCCGCTCGCGGGCGATCAGGACCTGGAGCAGATAGGGGCGATCGACTTCCTCGGGCAGGCGCAGATGGGCGACCAGGTCGGCCAGCACCTCGTCACGGCTTTTTCCCTCGAGCCGGTAGAAGACCCCCCCGGCCTCGAGTGCCTCGCTCAGCGACGGCAGGGGCGAGGGGTCGGCCTCCGGCTCCTGGAAGGCCTCGGGCGCCACGCTGATGCGACGGGCGGTAGCCCATTCGAGCAGTTCCGCCCGGTTGAACCGGTACTGCTCGTGGACCCGGTAGGCGGGAACGATCGCCTGCTTGATCCAGCGGTAGATCGTCTTCTCCGAGACGCTCAGCAGCCGGGCGGCGTCTTTCACAGAAAGGTTCATTTTTATCCCTTATGACATTCGTCTCTGCGAATGGACAACTTTGGACATTAATGGAAAGACGAGACGGATGTCAACAGGAAAAAAAGAGACCGACGCGACGGTCCGGGGTGCGTCGGCTATAATCGCGGGGAGACCAAAGGAGAACTCCTGATGGGAAGAAACAGCAGCCGACAAATCACCCTCTGCGACGGGCGCTGCCTCGGCTGGGCCGAATACGGCGACCCGCAGGGCGGGCCGCTCCTCTACTTTCACGGCTTTCCCGCCTCGCGCCTGGAGGCGGCACTGACCGACGAAGCGGCGGCACGGCTCGGTATCCGGGTCATCGCCCCCGACCGCCCCGGTATCGGGCTCTCCGACTTTCAGCCCGGCCGCGCCATCGGCGACTGGCCGGCGGACGTGGCGGAACTGGCCGACGCCCTCGGACTGGGACGCTTCGCCGTGCTGGGGGTGTCAGGGGGAGGGCCCTACGCTCTGGCCTGCGCGGCGAACATCCCGGAGCGGCTCTCCGCCGTCGGCATCGTCGGCGGCCTCGGACCGCTTGACAAGGTCGGAGCAACTCGGGGCATGAGCCTTTTGAGCCGTTTCTTCCTGCAGCTCTTCCGGCAGGCACCGGTTGCCGGGCGGGCATTCTTCGCCCTGGCTGCACAGATGGCCCGCCACAGCCCGGAGCGCCTCTTCGCCCTGTTCACCGCCAACGTACCCGGACCGGACCGGGAAGTCCTCGCCAGACCGGCGATCCGCGGCATCTTTCTCGCTTCTCTGGACGAGGCGGCCCGCCGCGTCTCGCAAGGGGGGGCGCGCGAACTCTACCTCTACACCCGCCCCTGGGGGATCGACTTCGCCCGCATCAGGGTGACGGTCGACCTCTGGCACGGCCGGCTCGATGCCACCGCCCCCGTGGGCATGGGAGAAGATCTGGCCCGAACCATCCCTGGCTGCCGAAGCCGGTTCCTTCCCGACGAAGGCCATTTCTCGCTGCCGCTGCGCCGAATGGAGGACATTCTCCGCACCCTCCGTGCCGATTAAACGGGAGCGCCTGGCAAAGCACTTGAATACCTGTTGCCCAATCTGGCCACCCCCGCTTGCGCGAAATCCGCCGCTGTTGCCCTGCCCGGTTACGGTCCCAGCAGAAACCGGACCTGGAAATCCGTCAGGCCGCGGGACTGCGCTGCCGTCATCAGCGGGGTTACCTCGATCAGCACGTCCCGGCCGGCGTCGGTATTGAAAATATCGAAGGCCCGAATCGCCAGGGGGACGGAGGAGTAATCGCCGGGGGTGAGCCCTGCAACCACCGAATACTGGACCAGGTCGAGCAGAACCGGGACGGCGGCGGAAAAATCGACGAAATTCACGAAGATCGTCAAGGTCGCCGAGAGGACGATGGCGTTCAGAGGAATGACCGGTTCACCCGTCGATCCGTCGAGGGGAAAATCGAGGAAGGCCCGGAACTCGGGCTGGTTTGGACTGGCGCTGTCAATCCCGAACAAAAGTGTGTCGGGACCCTGGGTAATGGTAAAGGTACCCAGGACCGGATCGAAGGCGATGTCGCCATCCGTCGGCTGATTACTGAGGATGGAGGCCACAACCGTTCCCGGCACTCCGGGCAGAACATACTCGACGGTCAGTTCCGGCGCGGTGATCTCCACCGTAGGGCGATCATCGATCCCCACCAGTCCCGGTCCAACGAAGACCGGAGCGTCGCTGCCGTCGCTCCCCCCGCAACCGGCCAGGACCGGCAGCAACACCCCGAGAACCGCCAACCACCTCAAATTGAACCATCTGTTCATCGTCTGTCTCCTCCCCCCCCGTCCCGATACCGATCACTCTCA
This window contains:
- a CDS encoding alpha/beta fold hydrolase, whose translation is MGRNSSRQITLCDGRCLGWAEYGDPQGGPLLYFHGFPASRLEAALTDEAAARLGIRVIAPDRPGIGLSDFQPGRAIGDWPADVAELADALGLGRFAVLGVSGGGPYALACAANIPERLSAVGIVGGLGPLDKVGATRGMSLLSRFFLQLFRQAPVAGRAFFALAAQMARHSPERLFALFTANVPGPDREVLARPAIRGIFLASLDEAARRVSQGGARELYLYTRPWGIDFARIRVTVDLWHGRLDATAPVGMGEDLARTIPGCRSRFLPDEGHFSLPLRRMEDILRTLRAD
- a CDS encoding PTS sugar transporter subunit IIA, whose product is MNLSVKDAARLLSVSEKTIYRWIKQAIVPAYRVHEQYRFNRAELLEWATARRISVAPEAFQEPEADPSPLPSLSEALEAGGVFYRLEGKSRDEVLADLVAHLRLPEEVDRPYLLQVLIARERLASTAVGDGIAIPHPRNPVLLHVTRPTVTLGFLENPVDFQALDGRPVSILFTLITPTLRAHLHLLSKLGFVLRDRRFRKVLEGQGSREEIFAALRSAEVERKR